One region of Cydia pomonella isolate Wapato2018A chromosome 9, ilCydPomo1, whole genome shotgun sequence genomic DNA includes:
- the LOC133521296 gene encoding intraflagellar transport protein 81 homolog isoform X2, which yields MTEQIKFIVKEINASLGRKYDLIKFDALDEKQLLQLLVDLLVAFNAGEKLDVRDDDPETVSVRLLEMLGSVKYRPPAGEDPPRFRALLLAGDANTVHHVLYWLLANKEHVTNTAYLAKYLKIPDIPTDVARNNTIQDLLDLYQNLIDEFKEVHKRTRMLQNENASEIINDIKEMAVERDIVIKRLENVQVNLIDVGNKEELMNISKALRVQQEMTSTLEHQYETQQAQLKAASDQLKRYLNVIHGQSAAPKTVNDVIKRLNEEIQLNSYLVKEKLPQEAAHLQKELNIMQTIAMEQHPTRSDLMAVQDKIAVVNSEIEQLVQRRLASSTPQEDKLAPFRQQAAVIRRNKDASAARADELAASLREYEATLADLQSQVRQLLGDTILRGEELKKYVNTLRTKSTIYKRQRANLSTFKVEAGILTRTLHVLSAADPTVELALVNHKKTKIEDDDAAEKELKPADLEKKSLHDLSQLVAQTAQKLSQVRQEIQPLADKIKPIKEQFQSVQQQYDQKKRVYEATSINITSQMEPFKNQVKELTDQLNSKEEEWKNLRQKITKAESLQEVVMFEMKNSMQSPRRPSKTETLMKKVADMEQIVKNLEDVS from the exons TTGGATGAAAAACAGTTACTGCAACTGCTCGTCGATTTACTCGTAGCCTTTAATGCGGGCGAAAAG TTGGACGTTCGCGACGATGACCCCGAGACCGTGTCGGTCCGTCTGCTGGAGATGCTCGGCAGCGTCAAGTACCGACCGCCAGCGGGCGAGGATCCGCCGAGGTTCCGGGCTCTGCTGCTCGCGGGTGACGCCAACACTGTGCACCACGTGCTGTACTGGCTGCTGGCCAACAAGGAGCACGTCACTAACACCGCTTACCTGGCCAA ATATTTGAAGATACCAGATATACCAACCGACGTAGCACGTAATAATACTATACAAGATTTACTGGACTTGTACCAGAATCTGATAGATGAATTTAAAGAGGTGCACAAGCGCACTAGGATGTTACAAAATGAAAATGCGTCTGAAATCATTAATGACATCAAGGAGATGGCGGTCGAGCGCGATATAG TTATTAAGCGATTAGAGAACGTGCAAGTTAATTTGATAGACGTAGGCAATAAGGAAGAGTTGATGAATATTAGCAAGGCTCTAAGGGTTCAACAGGAAATGACGAGCACGCTGGAGCACCAG TATGAGACTCAACAAGCCCAGTTGAAAGCCGCTTCGGACCAATTGAAGAgatatttaaatgtcatacatggGCAAAGTGCGGCGCCGAAAACTGTTAACGACGTGATTAAACGTCTGAACGAGGAAATTCAG CTGAACAGCTACCTCGTAAAGGAGAAACTGCCGCAAGAAGCTGCGCACCTGCAGAAAGAGCTGAATATTATGCAAACTATTGCCATGGAGCAACATCCCACTCGGTCGGATTTAATGGCTGTGCAAGACAAG ATAGCTGTGGTGAACAGCGAAATCGAACAGCTCGTGCAGCGTCGCTTGGCATCCTCGACGCCGCAAGAGGACAAGCTGGCGCCGTTCCGACAGCAGGCGGCGGTGATCCGGCGCAATAAGGACGCCAGTGCCGCGCGCGCCGATGAGTTGGCAGCGTCTCTGCGCGAGTATGAGGCCACTCTGGCTGATTTGCAGTCTCAG GTTCGTCAACTTCTCGGAGACACAATCCTCAGAGGAGAGGAGTTAAAGAAATACGTCAACACGCTACGCACTAAGAGCACAATATACAAAAGACAGAGGGCTAACTTATCAACGTttaag GTCGAGGCGGGAATCTTAACGCGGACGCTACATGTCCTGAGCGCCGCTGATCCTACCGTGGAATTGGCTCTAGTGAATCACAAGAAAACGAAGATTGAAGACGATGACGCCGCCGAAAAAGAACTTAAGCCGGCGGATTTAGAGAAAAAATCTTTGCATGACTTATCGCAG TTAGTGGCTCAAACAGCTCAGAAACTGTCTCAAGTGCGCCAAGAAATACAACCACTCGCGGACAAAATAAAACCGATAAAAGAGCAATTTCAATCAGTACAGCAGCAATACGATCAGAAGAAGCGCGTTTACGAAGCCACCTCCATCAACATTACTTCGCAAATGGAACCATTCAAGAATCAAGTGAAAGAGTTGACTGACCAACTCAATAGTAAGGAGGAGGAATGGAAAAACTTGCGGCAAAAGATAACAAAAGCCGAAAGTTTACAAGAGGTTGTGATGTTTGAGATGAAAAACTCAATGCAATCCCCGCGGAGACCCTCGAAAACCGAGACTTTGATGAAAAAGGTTGCTGATATGGAGCAAATTGTAAAGAACTTGGAGGATGTAAGCTAA
- the LOC133521296 gene encoding intraflagellar transport protein 81 homolog isoform X1, translated as MTEQIKFIVKEINASLGRKYDLIKFDALDEKQLLQLLVDLLVAFNAGEKLDVRDDDPETVSVRLLEMLGSVKYRPPAGEDPPRFRALLLAGDANTVHHVLYWLLANKEHVTNTAYLAKYLKIPDIPTDVARNNTIQDLLDLYQNLIDEFKEVHKRTRMLQNENASEIINDIKEMAVERDIVIKRLENVQVNLIDVGNKEELMNISKALRVQQEMTSTLEHQYETQQAQLKAASDQLKRYLNVIHGQSAAPKTVNDVIKRLNEEIQLNSYLVKEKLPQEAAHLQKELNIMQTIAMEQHPTRSDLMAVQDKIAVVNSEIEQLVQRRLASSTPQEDKLAPFRQQAAVIRRNKDASAARADELAASLREYEATLADLQSQVRQLLGDTILRGEELKKYVNTLRTKSTIYKRQRANLSTFKVEAGILTRTLHVLSAADPTVELALVNHKKTKIEDDDAAEKELKPADLEKKSLHDLSQLVAQTAQKLSQVRQEIQPLADKIKPIKEQFQSVQQQYDQKKRVYEATSINITSQMEPFKNQVKELTDQLNSKEEEWKNLRQKITKAESLQEVVMFEMKNSMQSPRRPSKTETLMKKVADMEQIVKNLEDEQKVISSRQGVVEEQTRLWENTLELLRCKLRARTQPSARQGRMHITQHSQMLTLT; from the exons TTGGATGAAAAACAGTTACTGCAACTGCTCGTCGATTTACTCGTAGCCTTTAATGCGGGCGAAAAG TTGGACGTTCGCGACGATGACCCCGAGACCGTGTCGGTCCGTCTGCTGGAGATGCTCGGCAGCGTCAAGTACCGACCGCCAGCGGGCGAGGATCCGCCGAGGTTCCGGGCTCTGCTGCTCGCGGGTGACGCCAACACTGTGCACCACGTGCTGTACTGGCTGCTGGCCAACAAGGAGCACGTCACTAACACCGCTTACCTGGCCAA ATATTTGAAGATACCAGATATACCAACCGACGTAGCACGTAATAATACTATACAAGATTTACTGGACTTGTACCAGAATCTGATAGATGAATTTAAAGAGGTGCACAAGCGCACTAGGATGTTACAAAATGAAAATGCGTCTGAAATCATTAATGACATCAAGGAGATGGCGGTCGAGCGCGATATAG TTATTAAGCGATTAGAGAACGTGCAAGTTAATTTGATAGACGTAGGCAATAAGGAAGAGTTGATGAATATTAGCAAGGCTCTAAGGGTTCAACAGGAAATGACGAGCACGCTGGAGCACCAG TATGAGACTCAACAAGCCCAGTTGAAAGCCGCTTCGGACCAATTGAAGAgatatttaaatgtcatacatggGCAAAGTGCGGCGCCGAAAACTGTTAACGACGTGATTAAACGTCTGAACGAGGAAATTCAG CTGAACAGCTACCTCGTAAAGGAGAAACTGCCGCAAGAAGCTGCGCACCTGCAGAAAGAGCTGAATATTATGCAAACTATTGCCATGGAGCAACATCCCACTCGGTCGGATTTAATGGCTGTGCAAGACAAG ATAGCTGTGGTGAACAGCGAAATCGAACAGCTCGTGCAGCGTCGCTTGGCATCCTCGACGCCGCAAGAGGACAAGCTGGCGCCGTTCCGACAGCAGGCGGCGGTGATCCGGCGCAATAAGGACGCCAGTGCCGCGCGCGCCGATGAGTTGGCAGCGTCTCTGCGCGAGTATGAGGCCACTCTGGCTGATTTGCAGTCTCAG GTTCGTCAACTTCTCGGAGACACAATCCTCAGAGGAGAGGAGTTAAAGAAATACGTCAACACGCTACGCACTAAGAGCACAATATACAAAAGACAGAGGGCTAACTTATCAACGTttaag GTCGAGGCGGGAATCTTAACGCGGACGCTACATGTCCTGAGCGCCGCTGATCCTACCGTGGAATTGGCTCTAGTGAATCACAAGAAAACGAAGATTGAAGACGATGACGCCGCCGAAAAAGAACTTAAGCCGGCGGATTTAGAGAAAAAATCTTTGCATGACTTATCGCAG TTAGTGGCTCAAACAGCTCAGAAACTGTCTCAAGTGCGCCAAGAAATACAACCACTCGCGGACAAAATAAAACCGATAAAAGAGCAATTTCAATCAGTACAGCAGCAATACGATCAGAAGAAGCGCGTTTACGAAGCCACCTCCATCAACATTACTTCGCAAATGGAACCATTCAAGAATCAAGTGAAAGAGTTGACTGACCAACTCAATAGTAAGGAGGAGGAATGGAAAAACTTGCGGCAAAAGATAACAAAAGCCGAAAGTTTACAAGAGGTTGTGATGTTTGAGATGAAAAACTCAATGCAATCCCCGCGGAGACCCTCGAAAACCGAGACTTTGATGAAAAAGGTTGCTGATATGGAGCAAATTGTAAAGAACTTGGAGGAT GAACAGAAGGTGATCAGTTCCCGTCAAGGCGTAGTGGAAGAGCAGACGCGACTGTGGGAGAACACGCTGGAGTTGTTGCGCTGCAAGCTACGTGCGCGGACGCAGCCTTCTGCGCGCCAGGGCCGCATGCACATCACGCAGCACTCGCAGATGCTTACCCTGACATAA